The following are from one region of the Rosistilla carotiformis genome:
- a CDS encoding helix-turn-helix domain-containing protein, which produces MDAEIFKVNLRGLLEARGMSLQELAERCGVGYQWVRRVCSRGLTRVEGRNRDQLQAICVLFGISPVERLWSPDLHAGMGEAAWYGAKVEEILNETRSVTDFEGFVDMSEDSIIEMVQVIDRLHTALKRNQEKLAQLHEKNLDHRRERGDPCPTQTSNDVEQLRKASEYSAKLKQIFRTQSHEDSYWEPMALDCIDILFYKKESRRIASIFRDSHLRMYEAWIAYFDMREEMEDAIALALGTYPADQVRSWLESHSPSDDSDARWDSIREGMAATERDELKGLSTHGGNTAEGE; this is translated from the coding sequence ATGGACGCCGAAATCTTCAAGGTGAATCTGAGGGGCTTGCTCGAAGCTAGGGGCATGTCCCTACAAGAATTGGCCGAGCGTTGTGGCGTCGGGTACCAGTGGGTCCGCAGGGTTTGCTCACGGGGGCTCACACGAGTTGAAGGTCGCAACCGAGATCAGTTGCAGGCGATCTGCGTACTGTTCGGCATCAGCCCGGTTGAGCGACTGTGGAGCCCTGATCTGCACGCAGGTATGGGAGAGGCGGCTTGGTACGGGGCCAAAGTCGAGGAGATCTTGAACGAGACTCGTTCAGTGACCGACTTCGAGGGCTTCGTGGACATGTCTGAAGATTCCATCATCGAGATGGTTCAGGTAATTGATCGGTTGCACACGGCTCTGAAGAGGAACCAAGAGAAGCTTGCTCAACTGCATGAGAAAAATCTGGATCATCGACGTGAGCGGGGAGATCCTTGCCCAACACAAACATCTAACGACGTGGAGCAGCTACGGAAGGCATCGGAATATTCAGCGAAGCTCAAGCAGATCTTCCGCACTCAATCCCATGAAGACAGCTATTGGGAACCGATGGCGTTGGATTGCATTGACATCTTGTTCTACAAGAAAGAGTCACGGCGAATCGCATCGATCTTCCGAGACAGTCATCTACGGATGTACGAAGCTTGGATCGCCTATTTCGATATGCGAGAAGAGATGGAAGACGCCATCGCTTTAGCTTTGGGAACTTACCCTGCCGATCAGGTGCGATCTTGGTTGGAGAGTCATTCGCCTTCTGACGATTCGGATGCTCGTTGGGATTCGATCCGAGAAGGCATGGCTGCGACAGAACGGGACGAATTGAAAGGATTATCCACTCACGGCGGCAATACTGCTGAGGGCGAGTAG